The proteins below are encoded in one region of Halalkalicoccus jeotgali B3:
- a CDS encoding complex I subunit 4 family protein yields MLIEALIAVTLVAALVVFLIPEAYAPQVAFVLSLLPLAGSLYMWTRFDASGNALLEGSTVAFETQAQWIALDPYAINWHVGLDGVSFPLLVLTTVLVPLAIMSAWTPIQERISQFYGLVLFMEASLIGVFSTLDFFVWFVFWEAVLIPMYLLIGVWGGPRRKYAAIKFFVYTNVASLVMFIGFITLVFALGDSVTSFGMAEITQALHNGELSGVAGLGPDTVALLCFVAIFFGFAVKVPIFPVHTWLPDAHVEAPTPVSVLLAGVLLKMGTYALLRFNFTMLYDVAAALAVPIAALGVFSVIYGAMLALAQQDLKRIVAYSSISSMGYVILGLVAFTVYGIGGATFQMVAHGLISGLMFMAVGVIYNATHTRMVGDISGMADRMPIAVGILIAAAFGYMGLPLMAGFAGEFMIFLGAFQSTVLPSAPIFTAVAMFGIVIVAGYLLFAMQRTLFGEYRLATDYEVTRAPLHDVVPLFVLIGLIILLGVDPDIFFTMIQDAVDPLAELGGGL; encoded by the coding sequence GCACTCATCGCAGTCACGCTCGTCGCGGCGCTCGTCGTCTTCCTCATCCCGGAGGCGTACGCACCGCAGGTCGCGTTCGTCCTAAGCCTGCTTCCGCTCGCGGGCAGCCTCTACATGTGGACGCGCTTCGACGCGAGCGGGAACGCCCTGCTCGAAGGCAGCACCGTCGCGTTCGAAACCCAAGCCCAGTGGATCGCTCTCGATCCCTACGCGATCAACTGGCACGTCGGCCTCGACGGCGTGAGTTTCCCGCTGTTGGTACTTACGACCGTCCTCGTTCCGCTCGCGATCATGAGCGCGTGGACGCCCATTCAAGAGCGGATCTCGCAGTTCTACGGGCTGGTGTTGTTCATGGAGGCGAGCCTCATCGGCGTCTTCTCGACGCTCGATTTCTTCGTCTGGTTCGTCTTCTGGGAGGCCGTCCTGATCCCGATGTACCTGCTGATCGGCGTCTGGGGCGGCCCCCGTCGGAAGTACGCCGCGATCAAGTTCTTCGTCTACACGAACGTCGCCTCGCTGGTGATGTTCATCGGCTTCATCACGCTGGTGTTCGCGCTCGGGGACTCGGTGACGAGTTTCGGCATGGCCGAGATCACCCAGGCGCTCCACAACGGCGAACTCTCCGGCGTCGCAGGGCTCGGTCCCGATACGGTGGCACTGCTCTGCTTCGTCGCGATCTTCTTCGGGTTCGCGGTGAAGGTGCCGATCTTCCCGGTCCACACGTGGCTGCCGGACGCTCACGTCGAGGCCCCCACGCCCGTCTCCGTGCTGCTCGCTGGCGTGCTCCTGAAAATGGGGACCTACGCGCTGTTGCGCTTTAACTTCACGATGCTGTACGACGTCGCCGCCGCGCTGGCCGTCCCGATCGCCGCGCTCGGCGTCTTCAGCGTCATCTACGGCGCGATGCTCGCGCTGGCCCAACAGGACCTGAAACGGATCGTCGCCTATTCCTCGATCTCCTCGATGGGCTACGTCATCCTCGGGCTGGTCGCCTTCACCGTCTACGGGATCGGCGGGGCAACCTTCCAGATGGTCGCCCACGGGCTGATCTCGGGGCTGATGTTCATGGCCGTCGGCGTGATCTACAACGCCACGCACACGCGTATGGTCGGGGACATCTCGGGGATGGCCGACCGGATGCCGATCGCCGTCGGAATCCTGATCGCAGCCGCGTTCGGCTACATGGGCCTGCCGCTGATGGCCGGGTTCGCCGGGGAGTTCATGATCTTCCTCGGGGCGTTCCAGTCGACGGTGCTCCCGAGCGCGCCGATCTTCACAGCGGTCGCGATGTTCGGCATCGTGATCGTTGCGGGCTACCTGCTGTTTGCGATGCAGCGCACGCTGTTCGGCGAGTACCGACTCGCAACCGACTACGAGGTCACACGCGCGCCGCTGCACGACGTCGTGCCGCTGTTCGTACTGATCGGCCTCATCATCCTGCTGGGTGTCGATCCCGACATCTTCTTTACCATGATTCAAGACGCAGTTGACCCGCTCGCCGAACTCGGAGGTGGTCTCTGA